The proteins below come from a single Halomonas binhaiensis genomic window:
- a CDS encoding integrase core domain-containing protein gives MPSWQRLLDHGSRACLRLSVLENKRSLTILRELIATFRRFGLPQRIRVDNEACFNSILIKAGLSLLGIHLQTIDRHCPWQNGRIERFFGTLKRHLDDIIPASHINLEIMMREFRGWYNHARPHQHLGGFTPAEVWEGRAKSTNAPQWISIWDGRINGWWFPP, from the coding sequence ATGCCAAGTTGGCAGAGGCTGCTCGATCACGGTTCTCGCGCCTGCCTGCGACTGAGCGTGCTGGAAAACAAACGCAGCCTGACGATTCTGCGCGAGCTGATCGCAACTTTCCGTCGTTTCGGGTTGCCGCAGCGGATACGCGTCGATAATGAAGCGTGTTTCAACAGCATATTGATCAAGGCGGGCCTGTCACTGCTCGGTATTCACTTGCAGACCATTGACCGGCATTGCCCTTGGCAGAATGGAAGAATCGAGCGCTTTTTCGGCACCCTAAAACGCCATCTTGACGATATTATTCCTGCCAGCCACATCAACCTTGAGATCATGATGAGGGAGTTTCGTGGCTGGTATAACCACGCCAGACCTCATCAACACCTGGGTGGATTTACGCCAGCAGAAGTGTGGGAAGGCAGAGCCAAATCCACCAACGCACCGCAGTGGATTAGCATTTGGGATGGCAGAATCAATGGCTGGTGGTTTCCGCCGTAG
- a CDS encoding DMT family transporter, with amino-acid sequence MSSTSTEGDVSQHADRGIPHRSAQAQGTRDHATQASGAQRRATQASGAQRRATLIGASTVLNWALLAALTQLAGPVPPFLLTSLAFAIAFICFAAYLGVRGESLFAAMRQPPRIWLLGVVGLFGYHALYFVAQQNAPPANAGLISYLWPLLIVLFVALLPGERLRAIHVVGSLLGFCGAALLIGGDVDAGGSTLGYLAAFACAFLWSGYSVLSRATSHVPTAAVGGFCLATAVLAGVCHLAFETTRWPEGIAWLGVIGLGLGPVGSAFFTWDIGVKHGDLRLLGLLSYFTPLLSTLVLVVTGYAQATLWLGLAALLITLGMLIGSGWLGRLFKVP; translated from the coding sequence ATGTCATCTACTTCAACCGAAGGTGATGTCAGCCAGCATGCAGACCGCGGTATCCCGCACCGCAGTGCCCAAGCTCAAGGCACCCGAGACCACGCCACTCAAGCTTCAGGCGCCCAACGCCGCGCCACTCAAGCTTCAGGCGCCCAACGCCGCGCCACCTTGATCGGCGCCTCCACGGTACTCAACTGGGCATTGCTCGCGGCATTGACCCAGTTGGCGGGGCCGGTGCCGCCGTTTCTACTGACTTCGCTTGCCTTCGCCATTGCGTTCATCTGCTTTGCCGCCTATCTAGGCGTCCGCGGGGAGTCGCTGTTTGCTGCCATGCGCCAGCCGCCACGTATCTGGCTGTTGGGTGTGGTGGGCTTGTTCGGCTACCACGCGCTGTATTTCGTTGCCCAGCAGAATGCGCCGCCTGCCAATGCGGGTCTGATCAGCTACCTATGGCCTTTGCTGATCGTGCTGTTCGTGGCGTTGTTGCCGGGTGAGCGCCTGCGCGCCATTCATGTGGTGGGGAGCCTGCTGGGATTCTGTGGGGCAGCATTGCTGATCGGTGGAGACGTGGATGCGGGTGGCAGCACATTAGGGTATCTGGCAGCTTTTGCCTGCGCCTTTCTATGGAGTGGCTATTCCGTGTTGTCTCGGGCGACGAGCCATGTGCCTACCGCTGCGGTGGGTGGCTTCTGTCTGGCCACCGCAGTGCTAGCAGGAGTGTGTCATCTGGCCTTCGAGACTACTCGCTGGCCTGAAGGCATTGCATGGCTGGGTGTCATTGGGCTTGGGCTGGGGCCGGTAGGGAGTGCCTTCTTTACCTGGGATATCGGCGTCAAGCATGGTGATCTGCGCCTGCTGGGGCTGCTGTCCTATTTCACCCCCTTGCTTTCGACCCTGGTCCTGGTCGTGACGGGCTATGCCCAGGCCACCCTGTGGCTAGGGCTGGCGGCATTGCTGATCACGCTTGGCATGCTCATTGGAAGTGGCTGGCTGGGGCGGCTGTTCAAAGTGCCCTGA
- a CDS encoding AraC family transcriptional regulator, translating into MSHLACPVIETRSYPDHVLSDRHEFHQLLLGVSGVVELEVDGRAVRVGSGVVAPVASGAMHHYLAPGDNDILVLDLPQAWCQELALERLFTSSVGSGWRLPPALVKEASRLPRHTAHSASATRDVPSNETLVGWLSAVDRYLGVSGSKGSAPPRLRLLRLLPALRADLAYPWKVAEMAAMCHLAEAVFARQFRTLTGVAPYTWLMRERLALARQRMQDSLASLTDIALACGFHDSAHFSRSFRQQYGCSPRQWRARRQK; encoded by the coding sequence ATGAGCCATCTAGCCTGTCCGGTCATTGAAACAAGATCCTACCCCGATCACGTGCTGAGTGATCGCCATGAGTTTCACCAACTGCTGTTGGGTGTCAGTGGCGTCGTGGAACTGGAAGTGGATGGGCGAGCCGTGCGTGTCGGGTCTGGTGTCGTGGCCCCGGTTGCCAGTGGTGCCATGCACCATTATCTGGCCCCTGGCGACAACGATATCCTGGTGCTGGATCTGCCTCAGGCCTGGTGCCAGGAACTAGCTCTGGAGAGGCTGTTCACATCATCCGTCGGTAGCGGATGGCGTCTGCCTCCTGCGCTTGTGAAGGAGGCATCGAGGCTGCCACGGCATACGGCCCATAGCGCATCTGCCACCCGCGATGTACCCAGCAATGAGACACTGGTGGGTTGGCTGAGCGCAGTGGACCGTTACCTGGGCGTATCTGGGAGCAAAGGGAGCGCACCACCACGTCTGCGTCTGTTGCGACTGTTGCCAGCGTTACGCGCGGATCTGGCTTATCCCTGGAAAGTGGCAGAGATGGCGGCCATGTGCCATCTGGCGGAAGCGGTATTTGCGCGCCAGTTTCGTACATTGACTGGGGTAGCGCCTTATACCTGGCTGATGCGCGAGCGCTTGGCTCTGGCCCGACAGCGCATGCAGGACTCGCTGGCATCCCTGACCGACATTGCGCTGGCCTGCGGCTTTCATGACAGTGCCCATTTCTCTCGTTCATTTCGTCAGCAATACGGCTGTTCGCCGCGCCAGTGGCGCGCTCGACGACAGAAATGA
- a CDS encoding LysR family transcriptional regulator produces the protein MDRTEQLRAFLRVAEMGSFTRAADVLDWPRATVSLAIQRLESALGARLFHRTTRQVRLTQDGQILLPRAQALVADIEGLEALFQERREAVAGRLSVDVPSRVARRLIAPALPQWLQRHPRLDVVLGSSDRHIDLVAEGIDCALRFGELSDSSLVVRSLGRVAMVNCASPDYLARHGCPEQPEDLRTGHHMVGYGSPDSGREQAFDIAVQDQQREIVLSSRVLVNNAETYIACCLAGLGIIQVPRYDVSEALQQGRLVEVLPAWQAASMPVSLVYPNRRHRTSRIDAFAEWLSELLAPHVEV, from the coding sequence ATGGACCGAACTGAACAGCTGCGGGCTTTTCTGCGTGTGGCAGAAATGGGCAGCTTTACGCGTGCGGCCGATGTCCTCGACTGGCCCAGGGCCACGGTATCCTTGGCGATCCAACGGTTGGAAAGTGCCTTGGGTGCACGCCTGTTTCACCGCACTACCCGGCAGGTGCGACTGACTCAGGATGGTCAGATACTGTTGCCCCGGGCTCAGGCGCTGGTGGCGGATATCGAGGGCCTGGAAGCATTGTTCCAGGAGCGGCGGGAAGCAGTGGCAGGGCGGCTTTCGGTGGATGTTCCCAGCCGTGTTGCACGCCGCCTGATTGCTCCGGCATTGCCGCAATGGTTGCAGCGCCATCCACGCCTCGATGTGGTGCTGGGGAGCTCCGACCGACACATTGACCTGGTGGCGGAAGGCATCGATTGTGCGTTGCGCTTCGGAGAGCTGAGCGACTCTAGCCTGGTGGTGCGTTCGCTGGGGCGAGTTGCCATGGTCAACTGTGCCAGCCCTGACTATCTTGCCCGCCATGGTTGTCCTGAGCAGCCGGAAGATCTACGAACAGGACATCATATGGTGGGATATGGCTCGCCAGACAGTGGTCGGGAGCAAGCCTTCGACATTGCCGTGCAGGACCAACAACGTGAGATCGTACTGTCCAGCAGGGTCTTGGTGAATAACGCCGAGACCTATATTGCCTGCTGTCTGGCAGGGTTGGGGATCATCCAGGTGCCGCGCTATGATGTTTCCGAGGCGCTGCAACAGGGCCGTCTGGTCGAAGTGCTGCCCGCCTGGCAAGCTGCCAGTATGCCGGTGTCGCTGGTGTATCCCAATCGACGCCATCGCACCTCGCGCATTGATGCTTTTGCCGAGTGGTTGTCTGAACTATTGGCCCCGCATGTGGAAGTCTGA
- a CDS encoding SDR family oxidoreductase produces MRDHSINDHSLNGHSLNGKVVLIAGGAKNLGGLLARDLANHGAKAVAVHYNSDASRAAAEETQAAVQELGAECELFQGDLTRAQAVAELFDAVKARFGKVDVAINTVGMVLKKPMLEISEDEYDTMFAINAKSAFFFLKEAGRVLEDHGRIVTLVTSLLGAFTPFYSTYAGAKAPVEHFTRAAAKEFGERGISVTAVGPGPMDTPFFYGQEGEDAVAYHKTAAALSPFSKTGLTDIEDVVPLLRHLVTDGWWMTGQTLLLNGGYTTK; encoded by the coding sequence ATGCGCGACCATTCTATCAACGACCACTCTCTCAACGGCCACTCTCTCAACGGCAAGGTGGTACTCATTGCTGGTGGGGCCAAGAACCTGGGAGGGCTGCTGGCCAGAGACCTGGCCAATCATGGCGCTAAAGCGGTGGCCGTGCATTACAACAGTGATGCCTCGCGAGCTGCGGCGGAAGAAACTCAGGCCGCGGTGCAGGAATTGGGCGCAGAGTGTGAACTATTTCAAGGGGATCTGACTCGAGCCCAGGCAGTCGCTGAGCTGTTTGATGCGGTCAAGGCCCGCTTTGGCAAGGTGGATGTCGCGATCAACACGGTGGGGATGGTGCTCAAGAAGCCAATGCTGGAGATCAGCGAAGACGAGTATGACACCATGTTCGCCATCAACGCCAAGAGCGCCTTCTTCTTTCTCAAGGAAGCAGGCCGAGTGCTGGAGGACCACGGACGGATCGTCACGTTGGTGACATCGTTGCTGGGGGCTTTCACACCGTTCTACTCCACCTATGCCGGTGCCAAGGCGCCAGTGGAGCATTTCACCCGCGCTGCCGCCAAGGAGTTCGGCGAGCGTGGTATCTCCGTGACGGCAGTAGGGCCGGGGCCCATGGATACGCCATTCTTCTATGGTCAGGAAGGTGAAGATGCCGTGGCTTACCACAAGACGGCTGCCGCATTGTCTCCTTTCAGCAAGACCGGCCTGACGGATATCGAGGATGTGGTGCCGTTATTGCGTCATCTGGTGACCGATGGTTGGTGGATGACGGGACAGACGTTGCTGCTCAACGGTGGTTACACCACCAAGTAA
- a CDS encoding glucose/quinate/shikimate family membrane-bound PQQ-dependent dehydrogenase gives MERRPMSRGPAWLLGALIFLLGLALLAGGGYLVMLGGSVYYLVAGAGLVLSGALMMKRSPHALWFYALVLFGTTLWALWEVGLDWWQLVPRVAILCAIGILMLLPWWRRGSGLLASGSLSLAVLFAIGVAIATQLKDPLSTEGQITGTAPASSPNPSQVAGDDWVAYGGTNAGTHYSALDQITPENVAQLKEVWRIQTGDTATPDSPPEITNQNTPLKVNDRLYICTSHSRVMALDPDTGETDWTFDPEISTMGAENFSRWAHMTCRGVSYYDVAQYGGDTSAGSSAQDAAELASSQEAEPMLSDTDVMCPRRIFVPTADARLIALNADTGERCESFGDNGEVDLTQNIGPFDPGGYYSTSPAVVTEDLVILGGHVTDNSSTDEPSGVVRAFDVRSGELIWNWDSGNPDDTTPLAEGEVYTRNSPNVWAPFSVDEELGLVYLPMGNATPDQWGADRSEDDERYSAGLVALDVHTGKLSWVHQFVHHDLWDMDTPAQPVLIDLTINGEEVPAVIQPTKQGSLYVLNRETGEAIVPIDELPAPQGAVEGDWTAQTQPRSRLNLLPEPLTGADMWGASPLDQMICRIKFHSLRYEGQYTPPSLEGSIVYPGNVGVFNWSGIAVDPVRQAIFTSPNYLAFVDKMIPRDQVEEGQGSASEQGLQPNKGAPYAVEMGPLLSPLALPCQAPPWGEVAGIDLSGGGQPQVAWKHRNGTTRDSMPFGLPVPFEVGVPALGGPMTTAGGVTFLSGTLDQYVRAYDITTGEQLWKSRLPAGGQATPMTYRGADGRQYVVVTAGGHGTFGTKLGDYVIGYALPE, from the coding sequence ATGGAACGTCGACCCATGAGCCGGGGACCTGCATGGTTGCTGGGGGCCTTGATTTTTCTACTGGGCCTGGCCCTGCTGGCTGGAGGCGGTTATCTGGTGATGCTGGGTGGGTCCGTGTATTACCTGGTTGCCGGTGCCGGCCTGGTCCTGTCCGGGGCGCTGATGATGAAGCGCAGCCCCCATGCTTTGTGGTTTTATGCCTTGGTATTGTTTGGCACGACCCTGTGGGCCCTATGGGAAGTTGGCCTGGATTGGTGGCAACTGGTACCACGAGTCGCGATTCTGTGTGCCATCGGTATCCTGATGCTGCTGCCCTGGTGGCGGCGAGGTAGTGGCTTGCTTGCCAGTGGTAGTCTGTCGCTGGCGGTACTGTTTGCCATTGGCGTGGCCATTGCCACTCAGCTCAAGGATCCTTTGAGCACCGAAGGGCAGATCACTGGCACTGCTCCTGCATCTTCACCCAATCCCAGCCAGGTTGCCGGTGATGACTGGGTCGCTTATGGCGGTACCAATGCCGGTACCCATTATTCCGCCCTGGACCAGATCACTCCGGAAAATGTCGCCCAGCTCAAGGAAGTGTGGCGTATCCAGACCGGAGATACAGCAACGCCGGACTCTCCTCCTGAGATTACCAACCAGAACACTCCGCTGAAGGTCAACGACCGTCTCTACATCTGCACTTCGCATAGTCGGGTGATGGCACTGGACCCCGATACAGGAGAAACCGACTGGACCTTCGATCCTGAGATCAGCACCATGGGCGCGGAAAACTTCTCGCGCTGGGCCCACATGACCTGTCGTGGGGTGAGCTACTACGATGTGGCGCAATATGGCGGCGATACCAGTGCTGGTAGCTCTGCCCAGGATGCTGCTGAGTTGGCTTCGAGCCAGGAAGCCGAGCCGATGCTCAGCGATACGGATGTCATGTGTCCTCGGCGTATCTTCGTACCCACAGCGGATGCTCGCCTGATCGCCCTCAATGCAGATACGGGGGAACGCTGCGAGAGCTTTGGTGACAATGGCGAAGTCGACCTGACACAGAATATCGGCCCCTTCGATCCTGGCGGCTATTACTCCACTTCACCGGCGGTGGTGACGGAAGACCTGGTGATTCTCGGCGGGCATGTCACCGATAACAGTTCCACCGACGAGCCTTCTGGTGTAGTTCGTGCTTTCGATGTACGCAGTGGCGAGCTGATATGGAACTGGGATAGCGGCAACCCGGATGACACCACCCCCCTGGCGGAGGGCGAAGTCTATACGCGTAATTCCCCCAATGTCTGGGCACCGTTCAGTGTCGATGAAGAGCTGGGCCTGGTGTATCTGCCGATGGGCAATGCAACACCAGACCAGTGGGGAGCGGACCGCAGCGAGGATGACGAGCGCTACAGCGCAGGTCTGGTCGCACTGGATGTCCATACTGGCAAGCTGTCCTGGGTCCATCAGTTTGTCCACCACGACCTGTGGGATATGGATACTCCAGCCCAGCCGGTACTGATCGATCTCACCATCAATGGCGAGGAGGTGCCGGCTGTCATCCAGCCGACCAAGCAAGGCAGCCTCTATGTGCTCAACCGTGAGACGGGGGAAGCCATTGTACCCATCGATGAGCTGCCTGCTCCCCAGGGCGCCGTGGAGGGTGACTGGACAGCCCAGACACAGCCGCGTTCGCGCTTGAACCTGCTGCCGGAGCCTCTGACAGGGGCGGATATGTGGGGGGCATCACCGCTGGACCAGATGATCTGTCGGATCAAGTTCCATTCGCTGCGTTATGAAGGGCAGTACACACCGCCATCGCTGGAGGGCAGCATCGTCTATCCGGGCAATGTCGGCGTGTTCAACTGGAGCGGTATTGCCGTGGACCCGGTGCGCCAGGCGATTTTCACCTCTCCCAACTACCTGGCTTTCGTCGACAAGATGATCCCTCGTGACCAGGTCGAGGAAGGCCAAGGATCGGCCAGTGAACAGGGCCTGCAACCCAATAAGGGCGCACCTTATGCTGTGGAAATGGGCCCCTTGCTGTCCCCGCTGGCGCTGCCGTGCCAGGCTCCGCCCTGGGGTGAAGTCGCGGGCATAGATCTGTCGGGTGGCGGGCAACCCCAGGTGGCCTGGAAGCATCGCAACGGTACCACGCGTGACAGCATGCCCTTTGGCCTGCCGGTACCCTTCGAAGTGGGAGTGCCCGCGCTGGGTGGCCCGATGACGACTGCGGGTGGTGTCACCTTCCTCAGCGGTACCCTGGACCAGTATGTACGCGCCTATGACATCACCACGGGTGAACAGCTGTGGAAATCACGCCTGCCAGCCGGAGGCCAGGCCACGCCCATGACCTATCGTGGTGCAGATGGACGTCAATATGTCGTGGTCACTGCCGGCGGTCATGGCACCTTCGGTACCAAGCTTGGGGACTATGTGATTGGATATGCGCTGCCAGAATAG
- a CDS encoding glutathione S-transferase family protein, producing the protein MNLYGDSRSGNCYKIKLLASFLEIRMVWIDVDVLVGETRREDFLGRNPNGKIPLLELDDGRCLSESNAILHYLAEGSGWLPTDRYEHAKVLQWQNFEQYSHEPYIAVARFIAVYQGLPEERRSEYESKHEGGYKALSIMEHQLDATPFLTGELPTIADISLYAYTHVAHEGGFELDSFPAIRAWLKRLEALPGYVPMSGSGP; encoded by the coding sequence ATGAATCTTTATGGCGATAGTCGATCAGGAAACTGTTACAAAATCAAACTTTTGGCATCGTTTCTCGAGATTCGGATGGTATGGATCGACGTGGATGTCCTGGTCGGAGAAACACGCCGCGAGGACTTTCTCGGGCGTAATCCCAATGGCAAGATTCCTCTGCTTGAGCTTGATGATGGACGCTGTCTGTCTGAGTCCAATGCCATTCTTCACTACCTGGCGGAAGGTAGTGGCTGGCTACCGACGGATCGTTACGAACACGCAAAAGTGCTGCAATGGCAAAACTTCGAGCAATACAGCCATGAGCCCTATATCGCGGTAGCGCGCTTCATTGCCGTCTATCAGGGCCTACCCGAAGAACGCCGTAGTGAATACGAGTCCAAGCATGAAGGTGGCTACAAGGCCTTGAGCATCATGGAACACCAGCTGGATGCCACTCCTTTCCTGACGGGCGAACTTCCGACCATTGCCGATATTTCGCTGTATGCCTACACCCATGTGGCACACGAAGGAGGTTTCGAGCTGGACAGTTTCCCTGCCATTCGCGCCTGGCTCAAGCGTCTCGAGGCACTGCCGGGGTATGTCCCCATGAGCGGCAGCGGTCCTTGA
- a CDS encoding ATP-dependent DNA helicase, producing MGVHQEPSAQRHVGVRTLCDFAARRGDLDHRFTPSPSAREGMDGHARVVASRGPGYRSEVAVSGVVCGIRVQGRIDGVDTAQGNQEECLEEIKTHRGRLERMAVNQRALHWAQLRAYGALWCREHGHSRIHLALVYLDLVHGKETRFSDTVDAEVLWTELEALCRTWHAWGEAEAAHRQRRDKALEALGFPHFEFRPGQRHLAEQVYKTGATGRTLLAQAPTGIGKTLGTLFPMLKAMPYQGLDRIAFLCMKTPGRGVALSALEQLGARSRIPLRVVELIARGKACEYPDKACHGESCPLAQGFYDRLPEARKAAAQHAWLDREGLRQIALKHEVCPYYLGQEMARWCDVAVGDVNHYFDASALLHGLCQMQGWRLGLLVDEAHNLIDRARGMYSAGLDQKQLARLRKSAPKPLQRSLGSVMRRWQELIREQGGEDAGARDAPLWRSLDQLPGDVISSLQHACAAISDYLGEYPDEVTPGLTEWMFDALAFTRLAESFAGHSLCELVRMGRGDSRLGIANVIPADFLAPRFEVAHASVLFSATLAPASYQRDLLGLPGNAVWQEIDSPFAAEQLEVRVCRQLSTRFRDRKSSLPGVVATMAEQYRHCPGHYLAFFSSFAYLEQVRAALAEAYPDVPQRAQRRGMTEQEREGFLESFRPGESGIAFAVLGGAFAEGVDLPGERLIGAFIATLGLPPNEPRQEALKECLEVRFGCGDDYAYRIPGLIKVVQAAGRVIRGPEDSGVVVLMDDRYGRADIRSRLPRWWRPG from the coding sequence GTGGGGGTTCATCAAGAGCCTTCAGCGCAAAGACACGTCGGGGTCCGCACCCTGTGCGATTTCGCTGCGCGTCGCGGCGACCTGGATCATCGTTTCACTCCATCTCCTTCTGCCCGGGAAGGCATGGATGGCCATGCCCGGGTGGTCGCTTCGCGAGGGCCCGGTTATCGCTCTGAAGTGGCGGTGAGCGGTGTGGTGTGCGGCATTCGTGTCCAGGGGCGTATCGATGGCGTGGATACCGCCCAGGGCAACCAGGAGGAATGCCTGGAGGAGATCAAGACCCATCGTGGTCGCCTGGAGCGCATGGCTGTCAATCAGCGAGCATTGCACTGGGCCCAGCTGCGTGCCTATGGCGCCTTGTGGTGCCGGGAGCACGGGCATTCGCGGATACATCTGGCGCTGGTCTACCTGGACCTGGTGCATGGCAAGGAGACTCGATTTTCCGACACGGTTGATGCCGAAGTGCTATGGACCGAGCTTGAAGCGCTATGTCGCACTTGGCATGCCTGGGGGGAAGCCGAGGCAGCCCATCGTCAGCGCCGGGATAAGGCTCTGGAAGCCTTGGGCTTTCCACACTTTGAATTCCGTCCTGGTCAGCGCCACCTGGCGGAGCAGGTCTACAAGACGGGAGCGACAGGCCGAACCTTGCTGGCGCAGGCCCCTACAGGTATTGGCAAGACGCTTGGCACGCTGTTTCCCATGCTCAAGGCCATGCCCTACCAAGGGCTCGATCGTATCGCGTTTCTGTGCATGAAGACCCCAGGGCGCGGGGTGGCGCTCAGTGCCCTGGAACAACTGGGGGCGCGAAGCAGGATTCCCTTGCGTGTGGTCGAGTTGATCGCCAGGGGCAAGGCCTGCGAGTATCCCGACAAGGCTTGCCATGGTGAATCCTGTCCTCTGGCCCAGGGCTTTTACGATCGCCTGCCCGAAGCGCGCAAGGCGGCAGCACAACATGCCTGGCTTGATCGGGAGGGGTTGCGCCAGATTGCCTTGAAGCATGAGGTGTGTCCCTATTACCTGGGCCAGGAAATGGCGCGTTGGTGCGATGTGGCCGTGGGGGATGTGAATCACTATTTCGATGCCAGTGCACTTTTGCACGGACTGTGTCAGATGCAGGGATGGCGCCTGGGTCTGCTGGTCGATGAAGCCCACAACTTGATCGATCGGGCCAGGGGCATGTATTCGGCAGGGTTGGACCAGAAGCAATTGGCACGCTTGAGGAAGAGCGCTCCCAAGCCACTTCAGCGTTCTCTGGGCAGCGTGATGCGCCGTTGGCAGGAACTGATCCGTGAACAGGGAGGCGAAGACGCGGGGGCCCGTGACGCGCCGCTATGGCGGTCACTGGATCAGTTGCCGGGTGACGTCATCAGTTCCCTGCAACACGCGTGTGCAGCCATCAGCGATTACCTTGGAGAATATCCCGATGAAGTCACTCCCGGGCTGACAGAATGGATGTTCGATGCATTGGCATTCACGCGCTTGGCTGAAAGTTTTGCTGGCCATTCCTTGTGCGAGCTCGTCCGTATGGGGCGAGGCGACTCACGGCTTGGTATTGCCAATGTCATTCCTGCCGATTTTTTAGCACCACGTTTTGAGGTTGCCCATGCCTCGGTGCTGTTTTCCGCGACCTTGGCACCAGCGAGCTATCAGCGAGACCTGCTGGGGCTACCGGGAAATGCAGTATGGCAGGAGATCGATTCTCCTTTTGCTGCAGAGCAACTGGAGGTGCGGGTGTGCCGTCAGCTGTCGACCCGCTTCCGCGACAGAAAGTCATCATTGCCGGGCGTAGTGGCGACCATGGCCGAGCAGTATCGGCACTGTCCTGGCCATTATCTGGCATTCTTTTCCAGCTTCGCTTATCTGGAACAAGTTCGGGCAGCACTGGCAGAGGCCTATCCTGATGTTCCCCAACGTGCTCAACGTCGGGGAATGACCGAGCAGGAAAGAGAAGGTTTCCTTGAGTCCTTTCGCCCGGGCGAGTCCGGCATTGCTTTCGCCGTGTTGGGGGGCGCTTTCGCTGAAGGTGTCGATTTGCCTGGTGAGCGGCTGATTGGCGCTTTTATCGCCACCTTGGGATTACCGCCCAATGAACCACGCCAGGAGGCCCTGAAGGAGTGCCTGGAGGTACGCTTTGGCTGTGGCGATGATTATGCCTATCGCATTCCCGGCTTGATCAAGGTGGTCCAGGCGGCAGGTCGAGTGATCCGTGGCCCCGAGGATAGCGGCGTGGTAGTACTGATGGATGACCGCTATGGTCGTGCAGACATACGTTCACGATTGCCACGCTGGTGGCGCCCGGGATAG